One genomic region from Streptomyces sp. NBC_01431 encodes:
- a CDS encoding winged helix-turn-helix transcriptional regulator has translation MGHPPLPTPRQDAILAAMRDAITRTGVPPTIQELADAVGLASTSSIAYHLERLERQGIIIRMNGAGRVYRIC, from the coding sequence ATGGGGCACCCGCCGCTTCCCACCCCTCGCCAAGACGCCATCTTGGCTGCGATGCGCGACGCGATCACCCGGACCGGTGTGCCGCCCACCATCCAGGAGCTCGCCGACGCGGTGGGACTGGCCAGCACCTCGTCGATCGCGTACCACCTGGAGCGGCTGGAACGGCAAGGCATCATCATCCGCATGAATGGGGCGGGGCGGGTCTACCGCATCTGTTGA
- a CDS encoding VC0807 family protein — MTTRNVSAVTTSEVPPRPSGRRLLLGVVWDIVVPIALYYGLRAAGVSVFVALLAGAFLPALTMVVQWLRTRSLEGMAGFVAGTMLLGIAAALVSGSPRFLLAKDGWLTGVAGLWFLISIRARRPLLFHGGRPLLEGRFRSDGTSWDALWEREPAFRRIWRVSTAIWGVAMLLDAVVRVVMAYTLPMDLVPGLGAVLWPVTLVLLQLVNGVYYEVAGLWRLTAGTTRRSPEG; from the coding sequence ATGACCACGCGCAATGTGTCGGCGGTGACGACCTCCGAGGTGCCGCCGCGGCCGAGCGGGCGACGTCTGCTGCTCGGTGTCGTCTGGGACATCGTGGTCCCGATCGCGTTGTACTACGGCCTGCGTGCCGCTGGCGTCAGCGTCTTCGTCGCACTGCTGGCCGGCGCCTTCCTGCCGGCGCTCACCATGGTGGTGCAGTGGCTGCGCACCCGCAGCCTGGAGGGCATGGCGGGATTCGTCGCCGGGACCATGCTGCTCGGCATCGCAGCCGCGCTGGTCAGCGGCAGCCCCCGGTTCCTGCTGGCCAAGGACGGTTGGCTGACCGGCGTGGCCGGGCTCTGGTTCCTGATCTCGATCAGGGCCAGGCGCCCGCTGCTCTTCCACGGCGGCCGCCCTCTGTTGGAGGGGCGGTTCCGATCCGACGGCACCTCCTGGGATGCGCTGTGGGAACGCGAGCCGGCCTTCCGGCGGATCTGGCGGGTCTCGACTGCGATTTGGGGCGTGGCGATGCTGCTCGACGCCGTCGTGCGGGTCGTGATGGCCTACACCCTGCCGATGGACCTGGTGCCCGGCCTCGGCGCAGTGCTCTGGCCGGTCACGCTGGTGCTGTTGCAACTGGTCAACGGCGTCTACTACGAGGTGGCCGGGCTCTGGCGGCTGACCGCCGGCACGACCAGGCGCTCGCCGGAAGGTTGA
- a CDS encoding nuclear transport factor 2 family protein, protein MSIAVPTNTRTVVEELLRRIGEGDPERIAELYAEQGDWKLDWPETEHGRTATPWIRHRSTRADAAAHYRELAEYHVPEYVGTEVERILIDGNDAVVFGEIRQTARPTGRAYHARFALHLTVEDGLVTRHHVYEDSLAVAQAFEAENR, encoded by the coding sequence ATGTCCATAGCCGTACCTACGAACACGCGCACTGTGGTTGAGGAGTTGCTACGCAGAATCGGCGAGGGCGACCCCGAGCGCATCGCCGAGCTGTATGCCGAGCAGGGCGATTGGAAGCTTGACTGGCCGGAGACCGAGCACGGCCGTACTGCCACGCCGTGGATCCGTCACCGGTCCACTCGGGCCGACGCGGCCGCCCACTATCGCGAGCTTGCCGAGTACCATGTGCCGGAGTACGTGGGGACTGAGGTCGAGCGCATCCTCATCGACGGAAACGACGCAGTCGTGTTCGGCGAGATCCGTCAGACCGCCCGGCCCACCGGACGTGCATACCATGCGCGATTCGCTCTGCATCTCACCGTCGAAGACGGCCTTGTCACCCGGCACCATGTCTACGAGGACAGCCTCGCCGTCGCCCAGGCATTCGAGGCGGAGAATCGGTGA
- the ku gene encoding non-homologous end joining protein Ku gives MPRPVWSGAISFGLVTIPIKVLPATENHNIAFHQIHLEDMGRVRTRKVCEIDGKELSQDQIGKGYEISKDTLVEVTDEELDSMPLPTARAIEIVAFVAADSIDPVRVGDGYYLAAEGVAAKPYKLLRMALERSSKVAVAKFAWHNRERLGLLRVKEDAIVLHAMRWDDEVRSPAELAPREVDLSDEEVDAAIQLLETMARDDISDMTDGYREAVEEMLAAKAEHREPRPVGGEAPEPAGKVVDLMAALNASVDKAKAGRGEHTGDDATLHDLPKRRAAKTTATKKASTKTAAKKTTAKKTTPGKTAKKTAGRKRSA, from the coding sequence ATGCCCCGTCCTGTCTGGTCCGGCGCGATCAGTTTCGGCCTGGTCACGATCCCTATCAAGGTGCTGCCGGCGACCGAGAACCACAACATCGCCTTCCACCAAATCCACCTCGAGGACATGGGCCGGGTCCGTACCCGCAAGGTGTGCGAGATCGACGGCAAGGAACTGAGCCAGGACCAGATCGGCAAGGGCTACGAGATCTCCAAGGACACCCTGGTCGAGGTGACCGATGAGGAACTGGACTCGATGCCGCTGCCCACGGCCAGGGCGATCGAGATCGTAGCCTTCGTGGCCGCCGACAGCATCGACCCCGTCCGCGTAGGGGACGGCTACTACCTGGCGGCCGAGGGGGTGGCCGCCAAGCCCTATAAGCTGCTGCGGATGGCCCTGGAGCGCAGCTCGAAGGTAGCGGTCGCGAAGTTCGCGTGGCACAACCGGGAAAGGCTTGGTCTGCTCCGGGTCAAGGAGGACGCCATCGTCCTGCACGCGATGCGCTGGGACGACGAGGTGCGCTCTCCGGCCGAGCTGGCCCCACGCGAAGTCGACCTGAGCGACGAGGAAGTCGACGCGGCGATCCAGCTCCTGGAGACGATGGCGCGCGATGACATCAGCGACATGACCGATGGCTACCGGGAGGCCGTTGAGGAGATGCTCGCGGCCAAGGCCGAGCACCGCGAGCCCCGCCCAGTAGGCGGGGAGGCTCCGGAGCCCGCCGGGAAGGTCGTCGACCTGATGGCCGCGCTGAACGCCAGCGTGGACAAGGCGAAGGCCGGCCGCGGCGAACACACCGGGGACGACGCCACCCTGCACGACCTGCCGAAGCGGCGGGCCGCGAAGACGACAGCGACCAAGAAGGCGTCCACGAAGACGGCGGCCAAGAAGACCACCGCGAAGAAGACGACGCCCGGGAAAACCGCCAAGAAGACCGCCGGCCGCAAGCGCTCGGCCTAG
- a CDS encoding DUF6233 domain-containing protein yields the protein MYDNLPPDLPRLRTLETFFALGLDEIRKAIAVKEQQEAAATARRAPPPVPDWIISTGRPPSTPGAAGARTVHVGGCGMAHGTIAALTHAQALRALTVEDVPPCQYCRPDSELGVLD from the coding sequence GTGTACGATAATCTGCCGCCCGACCTGCCTCGCCTCCGCACCCTGGAGACGTTCTTCGCCCTCGGCCTCGATGAGATCCGGAAGGCGATCGCGGTCAAGGAGCAGCAGGAGGCGGCGGCCACGGCCCGCCGGGCACCGCCGCCTGTGCCGGACTGGATCATCTCGACCGGCCGCCCGCCATCCACCCCGGGAGCCGCCGGTGCCCGCACCGTGCACGTCGGCGGATGCGGTATGGCTCATGGCACCATCGCGGCCCTCACGCACGCGCAGGCGTTGCGGGCGCTCACCGTGGAGGATGTCCCGCCGTGCCAGTACTGTCGTCCGGACTCCGAGCTCGGGGTGCTGGACTAG
- a CDS encoding lactococcin 972 family bacteriocin has product MKITFRSVVVAIAGATLAAVGFAAPATADGSQVSASDAASTPGVTVTIHHRGDGTQPPAELGNPSEWGVAKIEIKASAHSSLLGAGNTCQNVAHGQWCYGWDPITPIGMKRCYSNYLADVSHKTTVRVQNEDYSSGWVSAGSVSYASVDVGTAYTCYAYYDNA; this is encoded by the coding sequence GTGAAGATCACTTTTAGATCAGTCGTTGTCGCCATCGCGGGTGCAACTCTGGCAGCCGTCGGCTTTGCAGCGCCGGCCACCGCAGACGGTTCTCAAGTCAGCGCTTCCGACGCCGCTAGCACCCCCGGAGTAACCGTCACCATCCACCACCGCGGGGATGGCACGCAGCCGCCCGCGGAGCTGGGTAACCCCTCCGAGTGGGGTGTGGCGAAGATCGAGATCAAGGCTTCGGCGCATTCTTCTCTGCTGGGGGCGGGAAATACCTGTCAGAATGTCGCTCACGGTCAGTGGTGCTACGGTTGGGATCCGATCACTCCGATAGGCATGAAGCGCTGCTATTCGAACTACCTGGCGGACGTGTCGCACAAGACAACGGTGAGGGTTCAAAACGAAGACTACTCAAGCGGCTGGGTGTCCGCTGGTTCTGTCTCCTATGCTTCCGTAGATGTCGGAACGGCCTATACTTGCTACGCTTACTACGATAATGCTTAA
- a CDS encoding IS630 family transposase, with protein MSDLVGDARHLSPVAQEVLRLRAVAALVAGRDREDVAAVFGVSLKAVDNWWAKWQAGGREALLAQPRGRPLVVHQVLNEAEQAAVRQAVLDHRPCDVGLRGQLWTRRLVGDLIAKLYRVRLTEPGVGKYLKRWGLTFQRPDKRAVKQDPEAVRRWREETWPAIRATARAESGEILFADQVGVRSDQVTGRTWGLKGRTPIVRRTGNRFSVNAMSAISTKGRMHFMVFTETFDAAVICRFLERLVGHFNHKIHLVVDGHSAHRSKTVRTWLAAHPDDVELHFLPPYSPELNPDELVNADLKHSLPKGHRPRNQAELAAETRRFFRRRQRQPHIVRGYFHGPHVRYTLE; from the coding sequence GTGAGTGATCTGGTGGGGGACGCGCGCCATCTGTCGCCGGTGGCGCAGGAGGTTCTGCGGTTGCGGGCAGTGGCGGCGCTGGTGGCGGGCCGGGACCGTGAGGACGTCGCGGCGGTGTTCGGGGTGTCGCTGAAGGCCGTGGACAACTGGTGGGCGAAGTGGCAGGCCGGGGGCCGGGAGGCGCTGCTCGCGCAGCCGCGTGGTCGTCCGTTGGTGGTCCACCAGGTGCTGAACGAGGCCGAGCAGGCCGCGGTGCGGCAGGCGGTGCTGGATCACCGTCCGTGTGATGTGGGTCTGAGGGGGCAGTTGTGGACCCGTCGCCTGGTCGGTGACCTGATCGCGAAGCTGTATCGGGTGCGGCTGACCGAGCCGGGGGTGGGCAAGTACCTGAAGCGGTGGGGCCTGACCTTCCAGCGCCCTGACAAGCGGGCGGTGAAGCAGGACCCCGAGGCGGTGCGGCGCTGGCGCGAGGAGACCTGGCCGGCGATCCGCGCGACGGCGAGGGCCGAGAGCGGGGAGATCCTGTTCGCCGACCAGGTCGGCGTGCGATCCGACCAGGTCACCGGCCGGACCTGGGGCCTGAAGGGACGGACACCGATCGTGCGCCGCACCGGCAACCGGTTCTCGGTGAACGCGATGTCCGCGATCAGCACCAAGGGCCGCATGCACTTCATGGTCTTCACCGAGACCTTCGACGCGGCCGTGATATGCCGCTTCCTGGAACGGCTTGTCGGGCACTTCAACCACAAGATTCACCTCGTGGTCGACGGGCACTCCGCACACCGCTCCAAGACCGTCCGCACCTGGCTCGCCGCCCACCCCGACGACGTCGAGCTCCACTTCCTGCCGCCGTATTCGCCCGAGCTCAACCCCGATGAGCTGGTCAACGCCGACCTCAAGCACAGCCTGCCCAAGGGACACCGGCCCCGGAACCAGGCCGAACTCGCCGCTGAGACCCGCAGGTTCTTCCGTAGACGCCAACGCCAGCCCCACATCGTCCGCGGCTACTTCCACGGCCCCCACGTCCGCTACACCCTTGAGTAG
- a CDS encoding DUF6602 domain-containing protein, which yields MAENSLGEIFQSASDRLRADFLSSGGFVHRGEKGGAREKLLAEFISKYLPGHVQAFHSGEVITANGQVSPQCDILICDRSTPPLLDMDSYRIVPSECVYGVIEVKSKLDSKELVDACEKLRRVKQLPKSAFYPQMFEMRCRIYGREYSYVPTAGIIFAFDSIDMAKLGDQLAEWCRDKPLDERPDSVWVMGKGYLTWVDEEPHPQITVQESGDFALMELPQVGEVLFPFTVYLSMHFAAARMDPLKLVDYTSQTSIGSMRTMWSVDSTVAEDAS from the coding sequence GTGGCAGAGAACTCCCTTGGCGAGATCTTCCAGTCAGCGTCAGACCGGCTACGTGCCGACTTCCTCAGCTCCGGTGGGTTCGTGCACCGCGGCGAGAAGGGCGGCGCACGCGAGAAGCTCTTGGCCGAATTCATCTCGAAGTACCTACCAGGACATGTCCAAGCGTTCCACAGTGGTGAGGTCATCACAGCGAACGGTCAGGTGTCCCCTCAGTGCGACATCCTCATCTGCGACCGGAGCACGCCGCCCCTGCTGGACATGGACAGCTACCGCATCGTGCCGAGCGAGTGCGTCTACGGGGTCATCGAGGTGAAGTCGAAGCTGGACTCCAAGGAGCTGGTCGACGCCTGCGAGAAGTTGCGGCGGGTCAAGCAGCTCCCGAAGAGCGCGTTCTACCCGCAGATGTTCGAGATGCGGTGCCGGATCTACGGCCGGGAGTACAGCTACGTGCCGACGGCCGGCATCATCTTCGCTTTCGACAGCATCGACATGGCGAAGCTCGGCGACCAGCTGGCCGAGTGGTGCCGAGACAAGCCGCTCGATGAACGCCCCGACAGCGTGTGGGTGATGGGCAAGGGCTACCTCACCTGGGTGGACGAGGAGCCGCACCCGCAGATCACCGTGCAGGAGAGTGGCGACTTCGCTCTCATGGAGCTGCCCCAGGTGGGCGAGGTGCTGTTCCCGTTTACGGTCTACCTCAGCATGCACTTCGCGGCTGCCCGGATGGACCCGCTGAAGCTGGTCGACTATACGAGCCAGACGTCAATCGGCTCGATGCGGACGATGTGGTCTGTGGATTCTACGGTTGCCGAAGACGCGTCCTGA
- a CDS encoding histone-like nucleoid-structuring protein Lsr2 translates to MAQKIVTIYTDDLTGEETQEAATHTIVVDGVGYEIDLGPDSYDKLLEAITPFTKAGRRIKADRIKAAPKPSGGRTDTAAIRAWAKEKGYDINDRGRVPAEIREAYDKAN, encoded by the coding sequence ATGGCTCAGAAAATCGTAACCATCTACACCGATGACCTCACTGGCGAAGAGACCCAGGAGGCAGCAACCCACACCATCGTTGTCGACGGCGTGGGGTACGAAATCGACCTCGGCCCGGACAGCTACGACAAGCTGCTCGAAGCCATCACCCCCTTCACCAAGGCCGGTCGCCGCATCAAGGCAGACCGCATCAAGGCTGCCCCGAAGCCCTCGGGAGGCCGTACCGACACGGCGGCCATCAGGGCCTGGGCCAAGGAGAAGGGCTACGACATCAACGACCGCGGCCGTGTGCCGGCCGAGATCCGCGAGGCCTACGACAAGGCCAACTGA
- a CDS encoding histone-like nucleoid-structuring protein Lsr2, with translation MAQKIVTIYTDDLTGEETQEAATHTIVVDGVGYEIDLGPDSYDKLLEAITPFTKAGRRIKAGRIKAAPKPSGGRTDTAAIRAWAREKGYDINDRGRVPAEIREAYDKAN, from the coding sequence ATGGCTCAGAAAATCGTAACCATCTACACCGATGACCTCACTGGCGAAGAGACCCAGGAGGCAGCAACACACACCATCGTTGTCGACGGCGTGGGGTACGAAATCGACCTCGGCCCCGACAGCTACGACAAGCTGCTCGAAGCCATCACCCCCTTCACCAAGGCCGGTCGCCGCATCAAGGCAGGCCGCATCAAGGCTGCCCCGAAGCCCTCGGGAGGCCGTACCGACACGGCGGCCATCAGGGCCTGGGCTAGGGAGAAGGGCTACGACATCAACGACCGCGGTCGAGTGCCGGCTGAGATCCGCGAGGCCTACGACAAGGCCAACTGA
- a CDS encoding IS5 family transposase (programmed frameshift): MGQGAWSWIVPDGLWEIAKPLIPPSKVRPQGGGTQDTPDEAVFAAIVYVLVSGCAWRALPPCFGISKSTAHRRFLIWSRAGVWGRLHRAVLDRLAEKDLLDLSRVVLDTAHVRAKKGGELTGPSPVDRGKPGSKMHVLSDRSGLPLVVGISSGNTHDCQGLKPMIAGLQSRHDPERGRHYKPRKLHADKAYDQPDLRKWVRGKRIGVRIARKGIESSERLGRHRWVIERTMSWLCGYRRLSPRYERHPRNYLAFLGLAAALCCYKRYLRLTT, encoded by the exons ATGGGGCAGGGGGCGTGGAGTTGGATTGTTCCGGACGGGTTGTGGGAGATCGCGAAGCCGTTGATTCCGCCGTCCAAGGTGCGGCCTCAGGGCGGCGGAACGCAGGACACGCCTGATGAGGCGGTGTTCGCGGCGATCGTCTACGTGCTGGTGAGCGGATGTGCCTGGCGCGCCCTGCCACCGTGCTTCGGTATCTCGAAGTCCACGGCCCACCGCCGGTTCCTGATCTGGTCGCGGGCGGGCGTGTGGGGCCGGCTGCACCGTGCTGTGCTCGACAGACTCGCCGAGAAAGACCTGCTCGACCTCTCCCGCGTCGTACTCGACACCGCCCACGTGCGGGCTA AAAAAGGGGGTGAACTCACAGGTCCGAGCCCCGTGGACCGGGGTAAGCCCGGTTCCAAGATGCATGTCCTGTCCGACCGGTCGGGACTGCCTCTCGTGGTCGGTATCTCAAGTGGTAACACCCACGACTGCCAGGGGCTGAAGCCCATGATCGCCGGACTCCAATCGAGACACGACCCCGAACGCGGCCGGCACTACAAACCCCGCAAGCTCCACGCCGACAAGGCTTACGATCAGCCCGACCTGCGGAAATGGGTCCGCGGCAAGCGCATCGGTGTGCGTATTGCCCGCAAGGGGATCGAGTCCAGCGAGCGTCTGGGGCGCCACCGTTGGGTGATCGAGCGCACCATGAGCTGGCTGTGCGGCTACCGCCGACTCAGCCCCCGTTACGAACGCCACCCCCGCAACTACCTGGCCTTCCTCGGACTCGCCGCCGCCCTCTGCTGCTACAAGCGATACCTCCGCCTCACCACATAG
- a CDS encoding DUF6233 domain-containing protein, producing MIAHVRSGKGPVPQGIHVGGCGMAPGQPEAITREQALRALTEGVPACEFCRPDTGLGWLEKTVGMRRWLRGRMVDSWSPRKYPKGGVTRSSLLPDSSPGRRGRLTPLSGL from the coding sequence GTGATCGCACACGTCCGCAGCGGCAAAGGCCCCGTCCCCCAAGGCATCCACGTTGGCGGCTGCGGCATGGCCCCCGGCCAGCCCGAGGCAATCACCCGCGAGCAAGCCCTCCGCGCACTCACCGAAGGGGTCCCCGCCTGCGAGTTCTGCCGCCCCGATACCGGACTCGGCTGGCTGGAGAAAACCGTGGGCATGCGCCGGTGGCTGAGGGGCCGCATGGTGGACTCATGGAGCCCCAGGAAGTACCCCAAGGGTGGGGTCACCCGATCGAGCCTCCTCCCGGATTCTTCTCCGGGGCGGAGGGGCCGGCTGACGCCGCTCAGCGGGCTCTGA
- a CDS encoding helix-turn-helix domain-containing protein, producing MSTDFQQARVALGARLREVREARPGGRLTGVDLAGALGWAQSKVSRLENGRQTATADDLRMWAEATGQPEVADELLAMLAGVENHVRSWRRQLAEGHKPVQLGHVAAQAQVAEFHAWEGAMVVGVLQIPDYARAIFTRYSELQRSPRDTDDAVRARMRMQEGLYQPGKRYRLLLWEPVLYALVCPPAVLGAQLDRLAGAVGLATVELGIVPLGASLKIPPSTAFWVYDQRQVIVETWHAELRIDDPDSVATYLRTWETLRESAVYGADAHRLIARAQSALNKP from the coding sequence GTGAGTACCGACTTCCAGCAAGCGCGTGTAGCCCTCGGAGCACGTCTCCGGGAGGTGCGCGAGGCCCGCCCTGGAGGTCGGCTCACGGGCGTTGATCTCGCGGGGGCCCTCGGCTGGGCACAGTCCAAAGTGTCGCGGCTGGAGAACGGGAGACAGACCGCGACGGCCGATGACCTGCGCATGTGGGCAGAGGCGACAGGTCAGCCAGAAGTCGCTGACGAACTGCTGGCCATGCTGGCCGGTGTGGAGAACCACGTACGCTCGTGGCGCCGGCAGCTTGCGGAGGGGCACAAGCCGGTCCAACTCGGCCACGTTGCCGCGCAGGCGCAAGTTGCCGAATTCCACGCGTGGGAAGGCGCCATGGTTGTGGGTGTCCTTCAGATTCCCGACTATGCCCGCGCGATCTTCACCCGCTACTCGGAACTCCAGCGGTCGCCGCGGGACACCGATGACGCCGTGCGCGCGCGGATGCGGATGCAGGAAGGCCTTTACCAGCCGGGCAAGCGGTACAGACTCCTGCTCTGGGAGCCGGTGCTGTATGCGCTGGTCTGCCCGCCCGCTGTCCTCGGCGCTCAACTGGACCGGTTGGCCGGAGCCGTCGGGCTGGCCACGGTCGAGTTGGGGATTGTCCCTCTGGGTGCCTCGTTGAAGATCCCGCCCTCAACCGCGTTCTGGGTCTACGACCAGCGACAGGTGATCGTCGAGACGTGGCATGCCGAACTGCGGATCGATGACCCGGACAGCGTCGCTACCTACCTGCGCACCTGGGAAACCCTGCGCGAGTCTGCGGTCTACGGGGCCGACGCGCATCGGTTGATCGCTCGCGCTCAAAGCGCGCTGAACAAACCCTGA
- a CDS encoding DUF6879 family protein: MMRRLRFNGTGSGVNGCPSVHEDLDSGEVIVHGPPLTDPADVAQLQHLSPGEQAIVVPREVLVDWGPKSRTPHIIDLDEFDQLFSVFNHTAWRLETRRRYASDELTDTYAQFRRGETVDWSGADLEWCADRREQTSLGKRFERVRIVDSPPTFGQLYLLENARRNAAVGEDMRNLWRSDADDLRLPREDFWLFDSRIAALLNFDDADNLIDVELVTEPAAVLRYCQARDAAWHHAVPYETFAAEVAAAD; the protein is encoded by the coding sequence ATCATGCGACGACTGCGCTTCAACGGCACCGGCTCCGGCGTCAACGGGTGCCCGTCCGTACACGAAGACCTCGACAGCGGCGAAGTCATCGTCCACGGCCCGCCGCTCACCGACCCCGCCGACGTCGCGCAACTTCAGCACCTGTCCCCGGGCGAGCAGGCGATCGTTGTGCCGCGTGAAGTCCTGGTTGACTGGGGCCCGAAGAGCCGGACACCACACATCATCGACCTGGACGAGTTCGACCAGCTGTTCAGCGTGTTCAACCACACCGCGTGGCGCCTAGAGACGCGGCGCCGGTACGCCTCTGACGAACTGACCGATACCTACGCCCAGTTCAGGCGGGGCGAAACGGTGGACTGGTCAGGCGCGGACCTGGAGTGGTGCGCCGACCGCCGGGAACAGACTTCCCTTGGCAAGAGGTTCGAAAGGGTCCGCATCGTCGACTCTCCGCCAACATTCGGGCAGTTGTACTTGCTTGAGAACGCCAGGCGCAACGCCGCGGTCGGTGAAGACATGCGCAACCTATGGCGCAGCGACGCCGATGACCTGCGCCTTCCTCGCGAGGATTTCTGGCTGTTCGACTCCCGGATCGCCGCGCTCCTCAACTTCGACGACGCAGACAACCTGATCGACGTCGAGCTGGTCACCGAGCCTGCCGCGGTGCTCCGCTACTGCCAGGCACGCGATGCCGCCTGGCACCATGCCGTTCCGTATGAGACGTTCGCGGCCGAAGTCGCCGCCGCAGACTAG